The genomic region TTCGTAAATCCGGGTCGGATTTCGGAGGCCcaattttgacggatgttacagtctccccaacttttggaaatttcgtctcgaaattaaGAGGAAATTGCTCGTATAGGATGAAGTGTAGGGTCTTCCACAGACTTAAACGATATCGATTTGATTCGGTAATATCATTAGGAACTCGAGTCTTAGGATCGGAATGTCCCTTAGAAAGGTCAGGTGACTAGTGTTAAACACCCGTTCTAATGTTACTGAGTATACGGTCAAACTATGTCATATCAAGAGGTGTAGACTTATAGAGGCGGTAGCGTTCCTGACAAGGGTTATATACCCAACTAAGGAATCGCTCTTAATTGCCAAAGATGCAGTAATGAAAAGCGTTAACCATTATGTATTAGGTAGCCAATCGTAGACTCTTTGACCATTACGATCTCGAAGCCCAAGATTGGCGTATGAAAGATGCATTGTAGCTAAAGAGAAATTCACGTCCCCAAGATGACTTGTAACGCGAGAGAGTTTGCAACTGAGCTGTGAGGTATATATGTGATGCCCAACCGCAATCCGTGTCACAACTTGGGATCTTGAAAAAATTCTCATAACATGCCACAATTTGAGTTGAATGAGCGAAATCATAGAATTTGAATCTCCAAtcacaaaaccaaaacaaactaACTAAAACACTTATGATTAGTCTAACGCTGCTTTTGAAAATTTGACagacacacttatatataggaagtaccagcggcgtatccaccatgtctcTATCAAATTTTCATCCACCTCGTTATTCAATCATGATTGACGACTCAAACCAACTTACCAATTAAATAACCACAACCAAACCACAAACAACCATTGTATGAGTCTCGAACCCCAAAAGGGTGCGACTAAATAGTGGCAGTACCTATATCCATATTTATGGGAGAAGGGTCGGTCTATGGAAAAGTGAGACGATACCCACGTCACATAAACTATGGGGAAGGTAAGCCGTGATGAGTGATGATGTGAAACTGCAGCAACATGAAACAACaataaaacataacataaatGCATAACATAGCGATACATAAAAACGTCCAAGTAGAGGACGAAAACGACGATAAATAGTAACGTGACAACGACATAAGCTATCAACGGTATTGATTAAGAGTTGATAATTGTACCGATTAGTGTTAGTGCGAACGTCAAGGATACGAAGTGAGAGCAGCAGGTAAAGTCGTTAATGAGGGAAAACTAAACATGAAGTCGAATGGCGGAGGAGATGACGTAGCAACATTGATTTATACTCCCACCTGTCGGGCGATAATTGCGATTCGGACAAAAGTAGAAGGGTCCTAAGGTAAATTAAGGAAACCATAGTTTTGTTAACTTAACTCACGTTCATTTCATTTTGTTAACTATTTTTACATAAaaaagtaaggtatcatctagtttcatcttagtaatgtttctatccagatatttagaacaaataagaggagagtttaagataagtgtgactttatgttgactatgcaaacctcacaaccttcataacattgcttaatcatgatactatattctgattaatcttcagaatatataaAGTATCGAAAggcgttgttagaagactgcttattatggttcttatagccttaacaattaattttgtcaccaactctcatgttagttatttgttgacttatggtaaggaaacgtttaaaaactagagtcaactaatcatgtgttaataggaatattaaagaattatcagacttaaatatcattagtaagttactatctaattaatttatccaactgttctttagaataatggatagtctcgttgcttatgcctagtctaatgacataatcatgaagtgagattttcccttgaagaaccttaacgttgggattagcacttgtaatttgtctatggaccttagaacaatcctctcttaaggttttagtggttgtaaggtgaataacatcctattttccagtttcaaacatttttctatgtacatatgttgcttatcaacacactcgttatactttggtatttttgagtgttatagttgatttataaggcatcaaattgtacaagtgaaaatcttagtatgtaatgtactggaaaagtATACTTATTTCCAtgtgtaagcccttaactttatgggtcatggtattgtacattgttatgtattcacatataccacttagctttatagtttataatgttaaatgaaggcatgcatcttaggagctcttgtgattattccacaataatagattagtcttaggaaagaccTAATCTGGAATAACCTTTTAGTGACAGCACTTATGTTacagagttcttgattatcataagagacattatgtttgatttgtcatattcatCATGCtgtacttttcttctgtagtgctttatcagaagagagcaataggatcatcgtgtcttaagagataatcaaggatttaacttaagagctaattcttatagaaactttaagcaaaaacatattagatttaggaattagagtggatgagatatagatttatggaagaaaattatagtgagtaaaattatgggtactaagaataaggcagacgaaatgatcataaaaatcaattgaggatcattaatataaggatcattgtgtgaagaggttgtgatatgtctattactaacatcaaaataatagactacttaaagttctacttaaacgaagacaaaacagctttggccagaagtgtaatcatttaagcatgtgtgcaaagtgtctgtaacaaatcagctttggccagaaattgagacaatcactttagttatgcacttgttaagtatgccatctatgaaggaattaaatcagctttggccagatattaagacattcatgtttatgatgcacacttaacatagctttcgtaatacttgaacgataagtagatgcatcaaaacagctttggccagaagtgatacatcagaagctcattcaagttaagccattttggttttgtaaaacattatttgatcctcatttattaactaagtaattacaaaaaccaatcatttaatagcaaaccacctgttagcacggggttcggggcggagccccgagctaaatcttagttcacattaaacagcctaaaataatgaggtttcgagtgagatctcgaatgagttatgagatctcgagtcagttatgaggtctcaaGTCAAGTTTCGACTCAGCTTAtaacattatgaggtctcgactcattaatggtctcgagtcgcaacctcagtgtctcgagtcgtaatcatggtctcggctgctgtgaattatgagatctctactccttatgaggtctcgagtcgcaaccatggtctcgagttgtgatctttatggtctcgagtcgagacctttgtctcgagttatgCAGATTTaagcccttagtcgaaacctcagtggtctcaagtcgagaccttaTGATCCCGAGTCAAAatcgttgtctcgagttgtaaacatttgagaacacttatgatttcgagtagagtccttatggtctcgagtagagaccttatggtctcgagtcgttaaACAAATGATCTCGAAActcctgttaacagctgttagTGTGATAAGtttgaaattcgaattttaaGGGATTTGGTAtatattatttcctgttttaaaagatattttatATTTATCCGATAATTTCGAAAATTATATCTAATAACATTAACAGATTTTTCGAAATCTTAAGGGATAAAAATTAATCAAATACAGGAAAAACACCTTCTAATCCTTAATTCATTCCAAAATAAGGGAATTTATTCGAATTTCACtaagaacatgaagaaccctaataaataaaataataattctggaacccgaaacctgaattttaaggcttttctaaacagatttcggtaATAAGCTTACACGTTTTGATTTCGAGATATTTAAAACAAGTTCTTTTCCTCGAAACAATGATCTCGAGTAGATCTttatgactcgaaaccggcttTTAGGTTTATTAAGTTatcaaaattccgttttccagatttctatcccagaattgatggatacgaaaacagaactgactaatcaacatatgctctgataccacatgttgatcagttctgttttaggcataatggaaaacatgaaaacatacctgattgcagcagtacaggccaacagagaatccagatggagacacagcaataagttttgacatgattgtcatcttggtctggttcctccttagggtgcaatctaatgatggtgatgataagaaaccgacaaaggaatcggttatggagaggggggcgagattgatgttatgtgctattagggtttatgaaattgtctaaccctttaacctccacattattctccttatatatacacccaggaggaaaccctaattagttaataagggtaattaggcccatcaataattaccaactaattatttaataggattgttatatattttgattcatataatgtaaatgattataatggctactagattaaatataaaataaatatatttaatcttacatatCTTTTTTATATTGTAAGCTATTGCGAGTGTTAGTATTGTACAAGTACCATGACGATCGAAACCGATACCTTACCAAGAATATCGATACCACGTGGATTTCGACTAAACAATATCGATGTTCGTGTCGGTACTTGGAATTTAAAAGGCGCGAGGCGCATCAAGGCGCAAGCCTTGGCGCCTTAGGTAGCCTGAGGCGCGCTTTTTACAAAAAGCCCCAAAAAGCGCATTTTTAGAGGGTTTTTTGGCCTGAGGCGCGCCTCATCTACACAGGGTAGTTTTATGTTGTTTTTAAGCATCAATGTTGTACAATAGGTTTTTTACCTTGTACTTATGGGTAAAACCATATATAAACCttagagtaaacttctgttttgctccctttggtttggtcactttaacggttttgccccaaacctttaaaataGCTatttttcctccaatagtttgctatgggttttccattttgctccccgcggGGAGCAAAATGTAAAAAcagacaatttggatggagttagaggcggggagcaaaatggaaaaaccatagcaaactattggatgaaaatggctatttttaaaggtttggggcaaaaccgttaaagtgaccaaaccacagggagcaaaacggaagtttactctaaaccTTATTTATAGCTATAATTTGGATAAGAGATGCTAAAAACTtataggatatatatatatatatatatataatcacttTGCGCCTCGGGTATGAAAAGCCCACCGTTTTTGCGCTTTACGCCTCggttttagacctcgtcgcttttgtgcgtctctctctttttaaaaccaaggtcgGTACTATTAAATCCGGTACTGATACACAGATTGCGATGTGCTTATTTTTATTCAAATATATATATCTCAATGAAAATGAAGTTTTATTCACAACAAAGTGTTTTTGGGATCGTAAGTTATAACGGGTGTGAGTATGGTACAAAAAGCATGACCAACCAAACTAATTCCGTCTCAACAATATCGGTATGACGGCAATTCCGTTCGAACAAGATCAATATCAGTATCAATACAATGTGAACTGTTAAGGGTTGTTTGTTTTTCCAATAAGAGCTTCCGTCGCGCAGACCACACGCAGACCTTTGAgtttgaagactgtttgttttctcgaagacctttcattaaaaaaggtctgcgcGTCCTCTTTTTGGTGCAGATGTGAACTCTACTCTTCTAACCTCTTTTTCTCCTTTGCCATATTCTCAAAACACAGATGCTCCTCCTCCCACACAACCCCTAGCACCTTCTCCTCCACCCCTTACTCCTCCCAGCCGCCACCTCCACATCGCCGCCCACTCCGCGACCTCCACAGCGTCGACCACTTCGCCAACCTCCACAGCGTCGCCGTCACCTCCACTCCTCTCCTCAACCGACGCCGTCGACCACCCCTCCTCCTTCAACAGAACTCGTCGACCACCCCTTTCTCCCTCAACAACAAGCAACAACTGTTATAGCTCACTCCTCTCCTCCTTAAGGTATGTGTTGTGTTAATTTTCAGTTTTTTGGGTGTTAAATTTCAGAAATTTTGTGGTTTGTTGCTGAATTTTGGTGTTACTTTTGAGTTTTTTGGTGTTAAATTTCATAAATTTGTTTGTAGTTTGCTAAATTTGTGTGTTTGTTATTAGAATTTTTTATTGTTATTCATGCCTATTATGttgtttttttattgttattCATGCTTACAGAAGTTAaaaaaacaatctttttattGCAGAGTGCAGAGGTTTGGTTCACCTCTTCAGCTACAGATATGGTTCGCAGACTGtagacgttttacctctgaaaaaacaaaaaacaccTTAGTAATATTCGTTTTTACAATGTTGATCAATGTAAAACACGTATCACTATCCTTTGGGGTATACAATGACTCTTTTTATTGCTACGACTGGGTATCGTATTAGTATCGTAAGAAATCAAACCGACGACGACTAAATTCCCGTCGCAACGCGTGAAAACTCTTACTTAGTTTTTTTCTCTAATTTTCAATAACAAACCTAACATTATGTTATGTAAAGCACAAAACACCCTACCTAGCATCTAGACGACGGTATAAAGCATAAACCGTCGGTCATCTGGTCCCCGGCTCAAAACGGCAAACACCTCTTCCAGATCAACATTCACCACACAACAACTTGTACATCACGCATCACAACTTGTACTTTCACTGCTAACCGACCTCAATAATATcagggtgctactttctacaccccctatttacttttttcacccccctcctctcacatatttacaggtggggcctgcgtgggaccgacagttttcctctcacaagggggGGTGTAATCAGGAAGGAGGGGGGTGTGTATAGAATGGGCCTAATATCACCACCATTttcatttcataaaaaaaatctgACAGAAATACATACAGATCGAAATTGGCGCCCCTTTTTCTCCTGCACTGTTGAtcccaatctctctctctctctagatttCAAATCGTTTACAGTTTCTTCTTTCGCCATGTCTTTGCGAAGAAGAACTTTGCTCAAGGTTATTGTTCTCGGAGACAGCGGGTACGTACGTTCAGTGTCTCaaattagggtttcgatttgactttattatttttgtttttttgtgaTTTTGACTTTAGTTTTGTGTGGTTTTCAGGGTTGGTAAGACGTCACTGATGAACCAGTATCCTGTTCCTACTGAATATTGTGATTGTTTGGAGttaatttgtgtgatttttgtttgtaAAGTTGAATTGATTTAGGTTAACTTTTATGAAATTGATGCTAAATTGTGTTGAGTTTATTATAGCTTTATCCTGAAATCTGAATCTGAATGTAATTGTTTATAAAGTTGAGTATCGGAATCTGCTGATTTAGGTCAACTTTAACCAAATTGATGCTGAGTTGCTTTTTGTTGTTTGAATTGTGTTGCATTTGTAGCTTTATTCTGAAATCTGAATCTGAATATGCTAatgtaaatatgtaattgtttATAATGCTGAGAGTATCGGAATCTGCTGATTTAGGTTAACATTTACCAAATTGATGCATTGCTTTTTGTTGTTTAAATCGTGTTTAAGTTATCGCGTTGTTCTGAAATCTGAATCTGCTAATGTAATTTGTTGTGAATTATGTTCTGAATATGCTGAGTAAAGATTTCTGCTGATTTAGGTCAACTTTTACCAAATTGATGCTGAGATTCATTTTTGTTGTTTAAATTAACTTTGTTCTGATATCTGAATATGCTAATGTAATTTCTGTTAGTTTTGTTATGAAGTTGAGTATTGGAATCCGCTGATTTAGGTCAACTTTTACTGAATTGATGCTGAGTTGCTTTTTGTTGTTTAAACTGTGTTGAAGTTATCGCTTTATTCTGAAATATGAATCTGTAAATTATCTTAAATTTTGTTTATGAAGTTGAGTATTGGAATCTGCTGATTTAGGTCAAATTTTACGGAAATGATACAGAGTTGCTTAATGTTGTTTCAATTATGTTGAATTTATTGCGTTTTTCTAAAATCTGAATCTGCTCATGTGATTTATGTTAACTTTCTTTATAAAGTTGAGTATCAGAATATGCTGATTTAGGTCGACTTTAACGGAATTGTTTCTGAGTTGCTTTTTGTTGTTTGTAAAATGTTGGATTTATCGGTTTATTGTGGAATCTGAATCTACTCATGTAATTTATGTTACTTTTGTTTGTAAAGTTGAGTATCGGAATCTGCTGATTTAGGTCAACTTACCGAATTGATGCTGAGTTGCTTTTTGCTGTTAAAATAATAATGTTGAAGTTATTGCTTTGTTCTGAAATCTGAATCTGCTCATATAATTTCTGTTAATTTTGTTTATGAAGTTGAGTATTGGAATCTGCTGATTTATGATGCCCGGTTGCTTTTTATTGTTTTACGTTATGTTGAATaaatctgaatctgaatctgtTCATGTAGTTTCAGTTAATTTTGTTTATAAAGCTGAGCATTGGAATCTACTGGTGTAGGTCAACTTTTACTGAATTGATGCCGAGTTGCtttttgttgtttaagactttaAGTTATGTTGAATTTATCGCTTTATTCTGAAATCTGAATCTACTTATGTAATTTTTGTTAATTTTGTCTATAAAGTTGAGTATCGGAGTCTGCTGATTTAGGTCAATTTTTACCGAATTGATGCTGAGTTGCTCTTTAAATTGTGTTGAATTTATCGTTTTATTCTGAGATCTGAATCTGAGTCTGCTCATGTATTTCTGTTAATTAATTTTGTTTACAAATTTGAGTAACAAAATCTGCTGATTTAGGTCAATTTTTTACAGAGCTGATGCCAACTTGGCTTTTGTTGTTTTAATTATGTTGAATTTATCGCTTCATTCTGAAACCTGaacatgcatatatatatatatatatatatatatatatatatatatatatatatatatataggggaaggatgtatagaaaacccactttaatttagaaaacccgggaaactcaaagctcccgatgttttttttcttgaaaaaatttacacatgttatatacatgcttttaagggttttgggcaaaaaaaatcaaaaaagcgccgagtagatatttttaaaaaaaataaacaagttttggtgtaacacatgttacattcatctgacatatttgtaacatgtgttacaccaaaacttgtttattttttttaaaaatatctactcggcgcttttttgattttttttgcccaaaacccttaaaaacatgtatataacatgtgtaaattttttcaagaaaaaaaacatcgggagctttgagtttcccgggttttctaaattaaagtgggttttctatatatatatatatatatatatatatatatatatatatatatatatatatatatatatatatatatatattctgaaTATGTTTATGTTCATCCTCTTCGAAACCTAGTGTGTGAAACCACACAAACCGGACAATCTATGTTCAGCGCGAAATATATTTGGATATGATATCATAATACTTGCATCCGCTGGTTAATGTGATCTATTAACTGGTTCTAAGGTATGTGCATAAGAAATTCAGTCAGCAATACAAAGCTACAATAGGAGCTGATTTTGTAACCAAAGAATTGCAAATAGACGACAGGCTTGTCACTTTACAAGTGAGTTATTTTGTGGTTGATGTTGATTGTTTTAGAAGTATAATTTATTGATCGATTATAAATTTTAATTTGCAAGATTTGGGACACTGCGGGGCAGGAGAGGTTTCAAAGCCTTGGTGTTGCATTTTATCGCGGGGCAGATTGCTGTGTTCTCGTGTATGACGTAAACGTGATGCGATCTTTCGACACACTTGACAATTGGCATGAGGAATTTCTCAAACAggtatataagttttttttttttttttttaaattttgtgctAATACTGGTCttgtttttgtttctttacaAACCGTTTTTAGGTGTTAactgtagggctgtaaacgaaccgaacgaacacgaacaaggccatgttcgtgttcgttcgttaaggaaattaacatgttcgtggACTGTTCACGAACgtataccgaacataagtttatgtttatgttcgttcgttaaggaaattcagttgttcacgaacagttcgtgaacactggtcttgaacacaaatgaacgcaagcaagcaaataaaaaagaacgcaaacgaacatttaacttgaaaataaaaaaataaaaatattgttatccttaaacattggatataagtagttaaatacgaCCATCAAAtgaaaaatcaaaacacaagaagtctaatacaccaccaaacgatgaatcaactttaactaacttagacataattatcccaaaaaaATGTGTTagcatgtccaaattttagctaacttagaaaaaaaatagggtttcaagttttcaatatgtttagataaaaggtttattatttattattttttaatacaatcaaacgaacacggacgaacgtaaccgaacgttcacgaacgcagtcgaacgaacgagacctatgttcgtgttcgttcgctaagctaaccgaacgaaattttttgttcgtgttcgttcgttaagctaatcgaacgaacataaacgaacttcccgccaaacggttcacgatctgttcgctgaacgttcggttcgtttacaaccctagttAACTGTTTATCTTGAACTAGATGTATGTTTTTA from Helianthus annuus cultivar XRQ/B chromosome 10, HanXRQr2.0-SUNRISE, whole genome shotgun sequence harbors:
- the LOC110883839 gene encoding ras-related protein Rab7, yielding MSLRRRTLLKVIVLGDSGVGKTSLMNQYVHKKFSQQYKATIGADFVTKELQIDDRLVTLQIWDTAGQERFQSLGVAFYRGADCCVLVYDVNVMRSFDTLDNWHEEFLKQANPPDPDNFPFILLGNKIDIDGGNSRVVSEKKAKEWCAAKGNIPYFETSAKEDHNVDAAFLSIARTAMANEHEQDIYFQGVPEAVPETEQRGGCAC